Proteins from one Pristis pectinata isolate sPriPec2 chromosome 34, sPriPec2.1.pri, whole genome shotgun sequence genomic window:
- the LOC127586057 gene encoding TNF receptor-associated factor 2-like, with the protein MSLLPLKHGDEPHLYSSVCVEKMAPFSSTVAEETDGGYVTNTDWDYNRKYYCGACGLLMRDPVQTECGHRFCETCHKKVLKELMMCPSCLRDKEIYERVSVATFEKCFKDRAIAKEILNLEVSCLNQGCTWTGPLREREAEHKMNCEQNLRRCPFSVVGCEEMISNHKIEEHIQTSIQHHLNCILRSLQQFRKVPYECPSLEGITGNRKEMDTEPNQWLKEKSQGENAQEELKVKLQTFENIVTVLNREVGHTISTVVEQEKWIKEQDAVIAQLKSKIRQNEKSICLKDVVIADLQFRLEVLENTSYDGTFVWGISDLSRKMQDAIDGRTPSILSPPFFTSHCGYKLCLRMYLNGDGVGANTHLSLFLVIMKGKYDPILEWPFSKKVTFKLLAQQDRNHQVVSAFKPDIGSASFRRPTHTMNVASGCPQFLPLTHLRSNWRAYVADDTMFVKAIVET; encoded by the exons ATGAGCCTGCTTCCTCTGAAGCATGGGGATGAGCCCCACCTCTACAGTTCGGTGTGCGTGGAGAAGATGGCCCCGTTCTCCAGCACCGTCGCAGAGGAGACAGACGGAGGTTACGTGACAAACACTGACTGGGACTACAACCGCAAGTACTACTGCGGCGCCTGTGGGCTTCTGATGAGGGATCCGGTTCAGACGGAGTGCGGGCACAGGTTTTGCGAGACCTGTCACAAGAAAGTATT GAAAGAATTGATGATGTGTCCGTCTTGCCTGAGGGATAAAGAAATATATGAGAGGGTTTCAGTGGCTACAtttgaaaaa tgttttaaggaCAGGGCAATTGCGAAAGAGATCCTAAACCTGGAGGTCTCCTGTCTAAACCAGGGCTGCACGTGGACTGGTCCACTGAGGGAACGAGAG GCAGAGCACAAGATGAATTGCGAGCAGAATCTCCGGAGGTGTCCCTTCAGTGTTGTTGGCTGTGAGGAGATG ATCTCCAATCACAAGATCGAGGAACACATTCAGACCTCCATCCAACACCATCTGAACTGTATCCTCCGGAGCCTACAGCAATTCAGGAAAGTGCCCTATGAATGTCCCAGCCTGGAGGGAATAACTGGGAATCGGAAAGAGATGGACACAGAGCCCAACCAGTGGCTAAAGGAGAAGTCACAGGGTGAGAATGCCCAGGAAGAGCTGAAAGTGAAACTGCAGACTTTCGAAAACATTGTCACTGTGTTAAACCGTGAAGTGGGACATACAATAAGTACTGTGGTAGAGCAGGAGAAGTGGATAAAGGAGCAAGACGCAGTGATTGCACAGCTAAAGAGCAAG ATACGACAGAATGAGAAATCAATTTGCCTCAAGGACGTGGTGATAGCCGACCTTCAGTTTCGCCTTGAGGTCTTGGAGAACACCTCGTACGATGGGACTTTTGTCTGGGGAATCTCTGACCTCAGTCGGAAGATGCAGGATGCCATCGATGGGAGGACTCCCTCAATCCTCTCCCCAC cGTTCTTCACATCTCACTGCGGCTACAAGTTATGTCTGAGAATGTACCTGAACGGTGATGGAGTGGGAGCAAACACCCACCTCTCTCTTTTCCTGGTCATAATGAAGGGCAAATATGATCCCATTCTGGAGTGGCCATTCAGCAAGAAG gtgacctTTAAGCTCCTGGCGCAACAAGACAGGAACCACCAAGTGGTCTCGGCCTTCAAACCAGACATCGGCTCTGCCTCCTTCCGGAGGCCCACCCACACCATGAACGTTGCCAGCGGCTGCCCGCAgttcctgcccctcacccacctgCGCTCCAACTGGCGCGCCTACGTGGCGGACGACACCATGTTTGTAAAAGCCATCGTGGAGACTTAG